One Aphidius gifuensis isolate YNYX2018 linkage group LG3, ASM1490517v1, whole genome shotgun sequence DNA window includes the following coding sequences:
- the LOC122852107 gene encoding cyclin-H, producing MFPTSSQKKYWIFADESDLMHLREKTNANFIEKYGADMTPEQREQFFLTNLEERTLLRFYELQLRDFCKRFMPVMPKATIATALHYFKRFYLRNSVMDYHPKEILVTCVYLACKVEEFNVSISQFVANVKGDREKASDIVLNNELLLMQHLNYNLTVHNPFRPVEGLMIDIKTRYSSLEKPESLRPNIDDFLEKIFLTDSVLLYAPSQIALAAVLHAASKLEANLDSYVTEILFSRDQLAGIIEAVRKIRTMAKGSDIPSKEIVKALEKKLDKCRNQENNPDSEIYKRRMQEMLEDDDLHDNEKYAKIIQNQEAHDKKILGVNRLRSPSD from the exons ATGTTTCCCACAagttcacaaaaaaaatattggatttTTGCTGATGAAAGTGATCTTATGCATTTAcgagaaaaaacaaatgcaaattttattgaaaaatatggtGCTGATATGACA cCAGAACAACgagaacaattttttttaacaaatcttGAAGAAAGAACATTACTGAGATTTTATGAACTTCAATTACGAGATTTCTGTAAAAGATTTATGCCAGTTATGCCAAAAGCAACAATTGCCACAGcattacattattttaaacGTTTTTATTTGAGAAATAGCGTTATGGATTATCATCCAAAAGAAATTTTAGTAACATGTGTTTATTTAGCATGTAAA GTTGAAGAGTTTAATGTTTCAATATCACAATTTGTTGCAAATGTCAAAGGTGATCGTGAAAAAGCATCAGATATTGTATTGAACAATGAATTATTACTAATGCAACatcttaattataatttaactgTTCATAATCCATTTAGACCAGTTGAAGGATTAATGATTGACATTaag acACGTTACAGTTCACTAGAAAAACCAGAATCCCTTAGaccaaatattgatgattttttggaaaaaatttttttaacagacAGTGTTTTATTATATGCACCAAGTCAAATAGCACTTGCAGCTGTATTACATGCTGCATCAAAACTCGAAGCAAATTTAGATAGTTATGTTACTGAGATACTTTTTTCCAGGGATCAATTGGCTGGTATTATTGAAGCAGTTCGAA aAATTAGAACAATGGCTAAAGGCTCTGATATACCTAGCAAAGAAATTGTCAAAGCTTTGGAAAAAAAACTCGATAAATGTAGAAATCAGGAAAATAATCCAGATAGTGAAAT atacAAGAGAAGAATGCAAGAAATGCTTGAAGATGATGATCTTcatgacaatgaaaaatatgctaaaataattcaaaatcaagaagctcatgataaaaaaatattaggagTTAATAGACTACGTTCACCatcagattaa
- the LOC122852117 gene encoding NADH dehydrogenase [ubiquinone] flavoprotein 2, mitochondrial, translating into MLATIGKKCSSTVLKNIRQLHVSASQSSDHLFVHRDSEQDNPNIPFDFNDANKKRIEAILAIYPEGHKRGAMMPLLDLAQRQHGWLPISAMHKVAEIIGVSNMRVYEVATFYTMFNRRPMGKYHVQICTCTPCWLRDSDSILKAVEEATNCKVGGTSDDKLFTISEVECLGACANAPMLQVNDDYYEDLTADTTKAIINKLKSGDRPTPGPQTKTRFAADPSGGLTSLTAPPPGPGEGVRSDL; encoded by the exons atgcttGCAACTATTGGAAAAAAGTGTAGTTCAACG GTTCTCAAGAACATCAGACAGCTGCATGTATCAGCAAGTCAATCATCTGATCATCTATTTGTC caCAGAGATAGTGAACAAGATAATCCAAATATTCcatttgattttaatgatgccaataaaaaaagaattgaagCAATACTTGCAATATATCCAGAAGGACATAAACGAGGAGCAATGATGCCACTACTAGATTTGGCACAACGTCAACATGGATGGTTGCCTATTTCTGCAATGCACAAAGTTGCTGAAATAATTGGTGTTTCAAATATGAGAGTATATGAAGTTGCAACATTTTATACAATGTTTAATAGAAGACCAATGGGTAAATATCATGTACAAATTTGTACATGTACACCATGCTGGCTACGAGATTCTGATTCAATTCTTAAAGCTGTTGAAGAAGCAACAAATTGTAAAGTGGGTGGTACatctgatgataaattatttactatatCTGAAGTTGAGTGCCTTGGTGCATGTGCAAATGCACCTATGCTTCAAGTCAATGATGATTACTAC gAAGATTTGACTGCTGATACAACTAAagctattattaataaattaaaatctggTGATAGACCAACACCTGGTCCACAGACAAAAACTCGTTTTGCTGCTGATCCATCTGGTGGTTTAACATCACTAACAGCCCCACCACCTGGACCCGGTGAAGGTGTCAGaagtgatttataa